The Engystomops pustulosus chromosome 3, aEngPut4.maternal, whole genome shotgun sequence region AGTTAATAATGCACACCATGAGGTAGATCAACTGAACCATATTATACTCGGTGATATCACTTGTTCTCACCTTGTTTCCATTAAGTCCATCCttgttttttccttatttttttgttaatgccTATAAGGCCCAGTTTACACCTCTATTGGCGCCTATCTGTTCACCTGTTTTAATGTTTATAATGGTGAAACTATAGTTACAGTCATTTTCACCCTTATAATTGATGGAAGGGGGTTTGCTAAACTGAAGCTGCACAGAAGACCTTTTTATCCTTTCTCTTATACTTCTCTGTAGTGAGATAGCATAATGTAAAATTAAGCAATGGTGTGAACTAAGCATAAGTGTTGCATGATGAGGACTTCTATATAGTCAGCTTGATTGTGGTTCTATAATAATGTAGAAAGCTTGTTTGTGGTACTGCATCAATGTAGTAAGTTTGGTTCTGGCACCATATCTATATAGTGAACCTGCCTCTGTCACTGTTTCTATCTGGTAAACTTGTTTCTGGTAACATATTTAAGCAGTAAACATTGTTCTGGGTGTATCTATCTAGCAAGCTTGGCACTGTTACCATATATATGTGTTATAATCCTATACAATATGCAACATAATGTGCATATATAATtgtgcacatccttcattctttagtgtggcaggttgggtaaccggggccccctgacactacgaGCCacagctatggctgctaccggtGTTAATTAAGCTCTGGGTGAGATATATAGAGTTTGGACCCACATTTATCAGATATTTATGCTATATTATACCCTGACTTAAATGTCTAAGTTATTAAAAAACCCTTAATATTGTAAAAGAATAGCTTTTATATGTAATATTAATATTGTAATTTTTAATataatacatatgtgtatataagttTTTCTCATCCTGTCTACAAATCTGAGCTAACTAAGGTTAGGGATAAGAGGCTGACACAGAAAAGTATGAGTAACTTTAATTATAATAGATATGCTGCTTATAGGAATGAAGATTAGGAATACTATGCCCTGTCCATATTATTGATATTGATATTTAGGTGTGTGAAGCAAACAAGAAAACAGAAAATCTGATCAATTTATCACGGCAGGTCATAGAGGAGAGGTGAGGAAGGGGAGGATAGGGAGAAGAATCAATGAACTCACAGCCATTTGGTCATCTATATTAATGAGCACCAGTGGACAGATTAGATGGACAGCACCATTTAGTCTCCAAGACTATTTTAGTTTATTAAAAGTAATAAATTACTATGAATAATATTGTCAATGAAAATGGATCGAGAATCCATAGTTATTGCCTCATTGGTGTATTTGTATATTGATCAACACATTATTTAAAGGTCAGGATAGAAATGCCTCCATATTAATTTAGTTGATATATAGTTGATGGCACTTTATTTATGTTCATACTTATGTATTCTGCATGTGTCCAGGAAAAAAATTCACTGCTGTGAtcagcagtgtattgtatagttattgttttttaatattcCAAGTCACTCTCTGTTTTAAGGGTCTTGAAATCCTGCAAGTTTCACTCTGATACCTACTCAATTCTATAGGAGGACAAAATAGAATTGCAATAGATAGGATAacgccactgacccatcattgcttcCACTTCTGACAATGGATGATATTGCAGCTTATCTAGAGCATGTCTAGTACTTTCACATATGACTGAATAATTAGGTTTGTAAGTGGTCATGAAGCTGCTGTAAACCAAAACACTATATTGCTGTTACTAGAGCAGATGAAAACCTCAGACAAGATGGAATCTCCTACAATTATAAAAGAATACAGATTTAAAAACATATGCAATaaggaattaaaaataaaattgcaagTGTTAATATAAATAATATGATTACGGTGATGTTTATATAAACCAGGGATACAAGGCAAGGTAGTCCTCTAGTCATCTCTCCATCCCTTACCAAAACTTTCGCATTCAGAAAATTCATTTCCTGTAGGAGTATGGGAGTTATTTACCTGCTTACCTGCAGGTGCTCCATGCAATATGTGGGGAAACGATTCATGAATTTGAATTTGCATTAGTGAACACATCAGAGGCATTACCAATAATCAGGACACTCCTATAGACATGTGTGGCAATGTCACCAAAGCAATCCTGATATGATCCAATTCCAAGTCATTGAAGCGGTCAACCCCCTCCCCAGGTGGGGAGACTATAACAGGTTAATATGTCAGTGAGAATCACGATGGATCTTCACCCTAGCGACAGTgagaccacagggtctcaatgATGATGTACCTTATACATGTTTCATATAGTTTACCTACAGTCACCGTATCATCTCGGCATATGGCATTAAGTTATCAGCCTTATCTAAGAATATAATGTTCCGATGTTCCCGTGTAATCTGTGGGTTTTGATGTAGGTGGCGTCTGTCCTGTCTGTGGGAGCGTACCTATGCACAGGGGGCCTTCTAAGCTGTCGATACTGCCTAACAGAGAAATCTTGAATTCAATGGTCTCCTTGACAACCCCAGTGTAAGCGATGGTACATACTCCACTCTCCAGGGGCAGTTCTTGAGCCATGATACTGGTATGGATGGATCCGCCTACAGTAGGTTGGATCAATCATAGATGGTGATCACGTGTGCTCCATCGGCTACATTGTAGCAGAGTGCTAATTGACATCGATGAGCCTAGTTAATGtccacctctggatgttggtggaGTTAACTGTTTAAAACCCCGGGCATTTCTGACTGGTGATATGGCCGATTACAATGCTGTGTGACAGGGTTTCATTTGTTTATTTCAtgcacctctgaggacgcatccAAACACTTTTAAGGATGTAGAAACACGTTAGATGTTATGGAAAAATAATGTTAGATTGATGTTTGTGTTTTACCAGGGCCTTCAATCCAGATGTGTGGCACTACAAAATTGTGTTCCAACGGACTCATATAGTTTTAAGGTTCACAAGCCTGGGTAACCTATGAAACATATCTTGATACAGAATACCCCAACTTAAAACCATTACACTAGTCCACTCAACTGTCCAATGCCTGAGTTAAAAGTCGTTTACTTTTCTTAGACAAGTCTAAATGTTTTAACAAAAGAatcaattcatttttttaaaatgtttctatCCAGGGAAATGTTCTCCGCCCTTTTCCTTTGCAGTTTagcatttagcaaaaaaaaaaaaaaaggaaataatgaaAGAGTGGATGGCTATGGGGAAGGGTGAACAGAGGCTAAAATCTCCTTGTATGCTAATAATATGGCAACattcttaaaggtgttttcccatgaaagacagttttaaaattttattcccgtagtgatgtttacacaataaagataaattttatgcatgctgtgtgctgacaatatgcttagattatcaaggtacagggtttatctacactttatttagcttctgaacattctactagcatctgacacatagaaaaagagatgagacagatcagggatACAGCAGTTTCAGAAACTAAATATATACTTGACAAAAGAAATTGAAAAGAAGTGTAAAATATGGAATGGAGAGGGTCACCTAGTTAATTTGATTATTATTTCAAGGTTTATATATCTTTTTGCAAGTATTCCATCATGGGTAGACAAAACAGTCGGTTATGGGGCGTAtaacaacaaaaataaaacaagGGCATCTTACTACCACCTGGAAAAAAGGTGTAGGCAACTTTTCTTACATCAAGTATATTTTTTAGCTGCTCAGCTGCATTATTTAATAGATAACAGGATAATGAAACATCACACAAAATATGTGGAATGGAAAAATAAATTTTTAGAAGTATGCATGGAATAACAGAAAGGAAATAAGTTAGGACTATATTGACCTAAACTTTAAAAGGGACCAGTTATATTCTTAATATAATGAAAAACGGAAGAATAAAAAGTTGTGAAATCCTTAAAAGaagaatatataccgtatatactcgagtataagccgacccaagtataagccaaggcccctaattttaccacaaaaacctggtaaaacctatatttttttttagttgagtataagccgagtttgggttttcagcatatttttttgtgctgaagaactaggcttatactcaagtatatatggtatatatttagGGGTCTGATCAATATTACCCACAAtttggcatttttgcacatggtCTATTACAATGTACCACCATCATGTTGTAATTGATCTACTTAAATTACAATGCCTGAAGTCACTCCCAGATGACATCAAAGGAAGCACCAATCAcagccaagatggcagcaccgATGTGCCGTCAgcttttatagcctgccagcctgttTGCTGTGGGCATGTAAAGGCTGAAAACCCTCGATTGGTTTTGTATGGAACTCTTTCCAGACATCCCGTGCCATATGCTGACTTTTACATCAGTTTGTGGCAAGGCATTAAATAAGATGATATTGGCAGCTAATCTCCTAAGTGAGGAATTGGATGAGTCTTTGCTTTTCCATTGGGAAGGTTTGTGAAAATATAACTAAGATCCAAAAGTATGAACAGATTTATATTCAGAAAAATAAATAGAGATAGGAGTTAATATAACAGTTGGAATGTGGATAACTACTTTTTTCTTTCACTAGGTAGAGGGGAGGGATGGGAAGTGAAAGTTTTTTGTGAGTCCCTTACCAACATGGATGCACATCCTCTCCATACATGGCAAGTTTTCTGCTGCACAATGCAGCTGACATTTCTAGTTCCAATTCCATCTTAGATGGCACAATAAAATTAAACTACAGAATCTAAGCCATTGAGGCATATGGTTGGAGACATTTTGCCACCATTTTAACAACACATCCCTACTCCCTAGTAAAATTGTAGGGGATAGACAATCAGTTGCCATTACAGGCAACAAGGCTTATAAAGTAGTCTATTTCTCCATTttcctttccaaaaaaaaaaacagaataaaaaatggATGTGTCATGTCGCCCCAAACGCTGTATAATATTAAAGAAAATTTCTTCAGCAGACAAATATACAATCCTGTACACAAAAAAGTATTAAATAAccatataaatatatctaaataCTATAGTGTAAagtataactatatatagtatCATTAGCGTGATACCATATTTATCAGGAAGCATTGTAGCATGCTGCTTTGTAATaccctgtatgtcctccctaacACTGTTGATTTGTTTTGTGAGTCTATGGGCTATGTGTTAGTAAAGTGTTTATATTCTTTTTTTCAATGTTACTGTACTTGCTTTAATTATTTGAACTAATGCAGAAATATCCATAACCTACAATAGATGTATCTCTTTTGTTTAATTTTCCATTACTATTATTGATAATTGATAGATAAATGTAAATTAAAGAAGGTTTACTGTTTCTAGTGTTTCTTCTGCTCTTACACTGATCGCAGGACAGGGTCCCCACCTATAGACTTCAAGGTCACAATATCATACAATACCAAAATATTCTGTTCAGTACAGACATTCAAACTATCTTAGACATTAAATTATCTCTAGGGAAACCAAAAAGATATTAGAGCTCATTCTCTTGTGCAGTTTAGAAACGGAATCTTTTCATGATTTTATCAATATTTATCCCTCTACTTCACTGTAGACTCTAGATACTACCAATATTGTTTGAGTATGAAGTTTTACAATTCAACAATGTATTTGCAAATTGAAGAACCTTCAGTGACATGCAATTCAGTGTGTCTTTTTTGACACATTATTTGCACATGAAGGTTGACCTTATATTCATGCAAAACTGATGAATTCCAACCATCAATTTTATCAGCTTTAAATGTCCTGTACAACCAGTGCCTTATGTTTTTATGTTTGAGTACTTTAGGCCTACGATTACATCGGTTGAGAGTTGAGAACCAATTTGTGAGTAGATTCATATCACAATTGACTAACATATAGTAACTTCTTTAGTTATATGAGAGGTAAGCTTAGCAACGGTGATTGGATACTAAATAAAATATAACCAACATATCATATTATCATATGTTATTTAAATTGTAGTCTGTGATTCCAAGATTCTAATCACCTTGACTTGTTTGGATGTAGCTAAAGTGTAGCTCTAACTACCATGACTGCTGCTCCTACAAAAGAGTTGACTCTATATTATTAAGCTATGATTAATTATTGTGTGGGATGAACAATACATAGTTAATgttttcttgcaaaaaatatgacttttttttctctcttgtaGTTATCAGTTATGTGGTACAAGCTGACACAAAGGAAGAATATCTATGCAATCTGCTTCACAGTCATTTGTGCGTTCTCCTCAACTGTctgcagtgatgatgatgatgatgatattgtTCAGACCAAATCTGGAAAAGTAAGAGGCTTACAAATTTCAGTGTTTTCTAAGACAATCACAGCTTTTCTTGGTATACCCTATGCGGAACCACCAATTGGATCCTTGAGATTTAAAAAGCCGGAGCCTAAAAAACCTTGGCCTGATGTGTGGAATGCTACAACATATGCCAATTCATGCTTTCAACTTGTGGATCAAACATTCCCTGGCTTTTCTGGAGCTGAAATGTGGAATCCAAATACACAATTAAGTGAAGACTGTCTTTATCTTAACATATGGATACCAAGCCCTAAGCCAAGAAATGCCAGTGTCATGGTTTGGATATATGGGGGCGGTTTTGAGACAGGAACTTCATCTTTAGAGATTTATGATGGCAAGTTTTTAGCACGGAATGAACGTGTCATTGTTGTGTCTTTGAACTACAGAGTGggagttttgggtttttttgcattttcaggtAATTCTGAAGCACCAGGAAATGCTGGTCTATTTGATCAGAGATTAGCACTTCAATGGGTTCATGAAAATATTGCAGCATTTGGTGGAAATCCAAAAAGTATAACTATATTTGGAGAAAGTGCAGGGGGTGCATCTGTCAGTTATCATTTGCTTTCTCCCAAAAGTTATCCCTATTTCACCAGAGCCATTATGCAAAGCGGAACTGCAAATGCCCCTTGGGCTGCTATAAGTAACACAGAAGCTCATAATCGAGCTCTGACATTAGCAAACATGTTGAGTTGTTCCTTTAGAAATGAAACAGAAATAATTGCTTGTGTTCGAAGTAAGACTCCACAGGAAGTCATTGAAAAATCGTTTTCTATTCTAACACGTAGATCATTAATAGAAATTAATTTTCTTCCAACTGTTGATGGAGATTTTCTTATTGATTTACCTGAAAATCTTCTGCAACttggacaaattaaaaaaaatacacagatATTAACTGGAGTTAATAAAGATGAGGGGTCATATTTCTTAGTTTATCAATTACCAGGGTTTAGCATAGACCATGAGAGTTTTATAAATAGAACTCAGTTTCAAGAAAGTGTGAAAATAGCATTTGCCAAAGCCACTGAACTTGCAGTAGACTCTGTAATTTTTCACTACACAAACTGGGAGGATGAGCAGAATCCGGTTCTTAATCGTGATGCCATGGATGATATTGTTGGAGATTACAATTTTATATGTCCACTGCTGGAATTCACAAAGAGAAATTCTGAGCTTGGGAACAAAGCCTATGTGTACTTTTTCAACCACAGATCGTCAAAACTCGCATGGCCGGGTTGGATGGGAGTTGTGCATGGCTATGAAATTGAATTCGTTTTTGGAATTCCAATGCACAGGAGACTCAATTACACAAAGGAGGAGGAAAGACTTAGTAGAAATGTTATGAGGTTTTGGGCCAATTTTGCAAAAACTGGGTAAGTTTGTTTCCTACTACATAATTTCTTTACCATTTCCTCGTAATTTTACAATTGTGTAATTATAATATAAAATGCTGAGCGTGATTATTATAATTGTGAACACTTTTGTGGATGTTCTGTGATTGCCACATGTGAACTACCTTTAATAACTTGCTTCATCTGATTCCTTTTGACTCATCAAAAGTTGCAGCTTTATATGAACACCTA contains the following coding sequences:
- the BCHE gene encoding cholinesterase isoform X1 translates to MWYKLTQRKNIYAICFTVICAFSSTVCSDDDDDDIVQTKSGKVRGLQISVFSKTITAFLGIPYAEPPIGSLRFKKPEPKKPWPDVWNATTYANSCFQLVDQTFPGFSGAEMWNPNTQLSEDCLYLNIWIPSPKPRNASVMVWIYGGGFETGTSSLEIYDGKFLARNERVIVVSLNYRVGVLGFFAFSGNSEAPGNAGLFDQRLALQWVHENIAAFGGNPKSITIFGESAGGASVSYHLLSPKSYPYFTRAIMQSGTANAPWAAISNTEAHNRALTLANMLSCSFRNETEIIACVRSKTPQEVIEKSFSILTRRSLIEINFLPTVDGDFLIDLPENLLQLGQIKKNTQILTGVNKDEGSYFLVYQLPGFSIDHESFINRTQFQESVKIAFAKATELAVDSVIFHYTNWEDEQNPVLNRDAMDDIVGDYNFICPLLEFTKRNSELGNKAYVYFFNHRSSKLAWPGWMGVVHGYEIEFVFGIPMHRRLNYTKEEERLSRNVMRFWANFAKTGNPNGAQSQENRWPAFTLDEQHYLMLDTEDLKTERKMRAKQCRFWNKFYPKVLQLTGNIDEVERQWKAEFHRWNNYMMDWKNQFNDYSSKKESCTDL
- the BCHE gene encoding cholinesterase isoform X2, producing the protein MWYKLTQRKNIYAICFTVICAFSSTVCSDDDDDDIVQTKSGKVRGLQISVFSKTITAFLGIPYAEPPIGSLRFKKPEPKKPWPDVWNATTYANSCFQLVDQTFPGFSGAEMWNPNTQLSEDCLYLNIWIPSPKPRNASVMVWIYGGGFETGTSSLEIYDGKFLARNERVIVVSLNYRVGVLGFFAFSGNSEAPGNAGLFDQRLALQWVHENIAAFGGNPKSITIFGESAGGASVSYHLLSPKSYPYFTRAIMQSGTANAPWAAISNTEAHNRALTLANMLSCSFRNETEIIACVRSKTPQEVIEKSFSILTRRSLIEINFLPTVDGDFLIDLPENLLQLGQIKKNTQILTGVNKDEGSYFLVYQLPGFSIDHESFINRTQFQESVKIAFAKATELAVDSVIFHYTNWEDEQNPVLNRDAMDDIVGDYNFICPLLEFTKRNSELGNKAYVYFFNHRSSKLAWPGWMGVVHGYEIEFVFGIPMHRRLNYTKEEERLSRNVMRFWANFAKTGNPNGAQSQENRWPAFTLDEQHYLMLDTEDLKTERKMRAKQCRFWNKFYPKVLQLTGVIIKGCFITLSSIEILRRIKD